CCCCCTTCCTTATGCCCTGTCAGTCTCAGCATCAAAGAATACTAACAGCTGTAGAGTTTCTTTTCTTGAGATGCCAGGCCTTAGGTCAGAATGTCAGCTTTGTCTCAGCCTtcccctctctgggcctcagtttcctcctcagTAAAGGCCACTGGAGAAGAGAATGGCCTCAGGAGTGGCACTTCCCGGCAGCACAGAGCAAAGGTGCTTTCCCTTCTTGGATGCAGGCACAGGGCCAAAGGGGACCGTGCAGGTGTGTGCAGCATTACCACTGTGGTATTATGAGTCAGGCTGGACAGATTCCTGGGACTGCCTCTGTGTGGAGAGGGCCCATTTGAAATGGCTACTCCCCAAACAGCTTCCAGACCTGCAACTTGAAGGAGGTCTCTGGACCTCATTTCCAGAAAGCCCTGAAGTGCCTCCCCTCACCTGCATTACACAACCCAGACCTTACAAGGTGGTCTGTAAGGAACTAGCCACGTGACTGAAGCCACCTTGAAAACATCACACTAGGAAATGGTGGTCAGGTAATTGGGCCCTGTCTGCGTGTCAGGCGTGATTAAGCGCTTTGCAGACATCAATTCCACCCTCAGCACAACCCCAAAGTTAGGTGTGATTatacccatttcacagatgaagcaGCTGAGGGCTGAGGTGTGCTTCATTTACTTGTAATCTCCCAGACGGTAAATGGAGAGGCTGGAACTTGGTCTCAGATGGGCTGAATCCCATCATGAAGTACTTACTCCCTTGGCTTTCCCTATCTTCGTGTTCCTTTCAAAACCATttatctgggctgaagagatggcttagcattaaggtgcttgcctacacagtcaaaggacccaggtttgattccccagatgcaaagtgcacggagttcatttgcagctgctgaaggccctggcatggccccactctctatctgcctctctctctctgtctctcaaataaattaaaaaacaaaaaacaaaaaaaacctttctctCAGGTTTTTGACTCCCCACCTAGAGAAGCCTCTCATGGGGGAGAACAGCTGGGAGTGAGCCTCAGGCCACGCTCTTTCATGAAGTTTTGTCACCATTCCTTCTTTGACCTCTGAAGAATTACAAGCCTGTCAGTCCAGATGCCTTCAGAGGAAACAGATGCCTCGCTCTTGATTGAACTAGATAGGAAGCTGGCCAGGAGGGGAGTGAAAAGTGACAGGCTTCTCATTGCAGGAGTTCTGAGCCCAGTATCCTAGGAGACGGGACCCTGGATCTCTGGGGCGTTGCCCTGCGCTGTCTTCCTGCACCCTATCTGCCCTGCCCGCGGGGCTCTGTGGCACAGGTCTCTTGCACATGCTGCCCACCCACACGCAGCTCCATTGTAGTTCTCATCACACAATTTGGTCCACAACTGGGCCCACATCCTTCTTCGTTTGGCACTTTTTGGGGTTCTCCTGGGGCTGCGTCTTAGAGCCTGTGTCTTGATGAGTGTGGGGCTGTCAGCTGGATGGGGCAGGAGGCATCCCAGACCTGCCCCATCGTCCCCTCAGGGCTCCCACTGTACGGTCAGGGCCAGGCCTTTGAAAAAGGAGTCCAGTTCCATTGGCCTCTCGGCCTCAGACACCCCAAAGCCTGGGCACGCTGCCTCAGCCTCAGACACTGGACCCTCGTCCTTGGGACACACAAGGGAGTCCAGCAGGCCCCAGGGACTTGGCTCTTGGTCCAATGGGGAATTAGAAAGGGAAGGAGcgtgcaaggggagagagacagggtggCCTTCGATCTGGACGGAGGCAAGGAGGGGGAGTGGGCCTTTCAGGTACTGTGGTGTCCCTAGGTCCCCACTGCATATTGTATTCAGGTCAGGCCCTCTGTCTGTGGGAAGTCCCAGAGGCAGATGGAGTGAGCTTGCTCCTGGGGTCTCCCCCACAGCCAAGGAGACTCCTTGTAGAGAAAGTTCATCTGGGAGACAGCTTCCAGTTGACACTTCTTGCTGGTGCTGATCTTTCGGCCTGAGGTGTTTGGAACTGGAGAGGGTCTCAGGACCCCACTCTTTCCCAGAACCTTCCATGAACACCCCATAGGAAGCAGGCCAGCTGTCCGGGGCAGTCTGCGGGGCGTAGGAAGGCTGGGTTTTCACCACCAGCTGTGGAGTGTAGAATGGGGTGTCGGCTTCTGGGGCTACCTGAGGTGCATAGGATGGGGATGCACCCTCAGGGCCAGTCTTTGGGATGTACGGCTGTGGGGACAGAGTCTGTTGAGGTGGCCTGTTGGTGGGCTGAAGGATGGAGATGTCTTGCTGGTCTAAGTTGTGGACCTCAGGCAGGCTGTGCCACCGTGGGGCCCTAGGGGGCTCCCTGTGCCCGGAGACCATGACTTGGGAGTAGTGGACGGGCTGGGCCAGACTGCTGGGGCCACTGAGGTCCAAGACGGGGATCAACACATGCTCCTGGATGAAACGCAGAGGCTGGAAGGTCAGCACTCGCTGGACATTCTGCAGGGACAAGAATCTTCCCTTAAGACATGTTCTAAATTTTGGCATATGTATGGATAAGGCCCTCtacaggaggggaggaaggagggatggatATTTTGGGGTTCCTCTCATTTAGGATTTACACAAGCCATCTACTCCACCCCCAGAGATTCCTCCAGATGCTTAGCCTCTAAAGATGAATGTGGCTTCTGGGCACATCTAAGGTCTGGGTTATATCAGGGAGCGATTTAGGCCCTGTGTGCTCTGGACGATGGATAAACTCAGGAAGTAGATGGCCCGGGCGTGGGTCTGCCTCGAGGTGGAGGTCCACACTGACACTGGCTTATGGGATCTGAGAGTCCCATGCAGGAGCAGAAATAGTGGGAAGGTCTATATTgagtgtcaacttgacaggacctaggtTCACCTCTGAGGGGCTATGTGGATGAGGTTAGCTgcagggcatgtctgtgagggattaccttgattaggttaattaaagtGAATTAAGGTGATTAGATGCATTAAGATCTACTTTAACTGGGGATGGTACCAGTCCATGGGCTGGGGCCCTGGACGTATAAaagggagagagctggctgagcgcGGGCCTTAGTCACGCTGTTTCCTCACTGTGacctgaatgtgagcagctgccttgaGCTCCTGCCATCGCGCTTGCCCCGTCGTGATTGGCCGTAACCTTGAACTGTGAGTGgaaataaaacccttcctcccttaaattgattttttttgtcaaGTACTGTAtcttagcaacaagaaagtgacaCAGGTGGGAAAAGATGGGAAAGCTGGGGAAGCCAGGAGAGGATGACAAAAATGACCAGCAAACATGGAGACAGGGACTGTGTAGGGCAGGACTCAGCTAACAGCTGAGAggctatttttcttcttcttcttctttttttttttttggtttttcaaggtaaggtctctagcccagactgtcctggaattcactgttgtagtctcagggtggcctcgaactcacggcgatcctcctacctctgcctcccgagtgctgggattaaagccgtgcgccaccacgcccggccttattTTTCTGTTTGACAGAGACtctcctgtagcccaagctgtcctccaACTCCCTagatagccaaggatgatcttgaacttttgaGTCTCCTATCTTCATCTACATCCTGagcacagggattacaggcaggggTTACCATgcctattgtttttctttctttctttctttgagacagcatctcactatgtagcctggtcTGGCTTGGAACTCCCAATCttatcaaccttttttttttttttaggcagggctttgctgtagcccacactgacttggaattcactctgtagtttcaggctggcctggaactcacagtgatccttctacccaagtgctgggattgtagataGAAACCACCATATCAGCTTTGGCTGCCCCTTCAGACAGGTACACGCCCAGGGCCTCCCTTTCTGCCCCTTGCTGTTCCTGGGCCCTGCATTTCCACTGGCCCTGGTCACTTTCAAGCCATGGGTGTCTTCCATTCCATCCACCTTCCTGGCCACACACCCTCCTTACATGGCCTGGGACCTGCCAGCCCTTCTTGCTCAACCTCAGGCTGGATGGGGACCACCTTCGGGAGACCGAGAGAGCTCCATCTGCCTTGTGGGTGGATCTCTGCACTTCCCAGGGTCTGCCCTGCCCTGTGGAGCTTGGAGGCCTCCTTTGGACACCTCCCTCTGGCCCCAGGTGCGTGACTCACCAGGGAGTTGGGAGGCACAGGAGGCTTCGTGATGTATTTGTAGCTCAGGTAGCAGAACACAGCGACCAGGAAACCCATGGAGAATAGCACAGCGCCAGAGAAGGAGTAGGTCCATGTTCGGTCTAGAGAGGAGGACGGGAGAGGGATGTGTGAGGCTGGGACCCTCCAGGGCCTTGTCCCAAGGGACAGCAATGTAACCCTCTTAGGCCACGGGCAGGTCTTGACTGCCCTCAAACACGAGATGCAGTgcggggatgtggctcagttggtagagagcttgcctcgCATGCTCAAAGCCCTGGGTCTGATGCCATAAACagggtataatcccagcacttggccagtggggacaggaggatcagaagttcaaggtcatctgctACATAGTGGATTTGAAGTTAGCCTGGGaatatgaaaccctgtcttaaaaatatacatcagggggctggagagatggcttagtggttaagcacttgcctgtgaagcctaagaaccccggttcgaggctcgattccccaggacccacgttagccagatgcacaagggggcgcacgcatctggaattcgtctgcagtggctggaagccctagtgcgcccattctctctctctctctgtctctttctctacctctttctctgtcgttttcaaataaataaataaaaataaaccaaaaaatattaaaaaaatatacatcagGTGCAAGGAAAGTGACTCCCCCAGGTCCCCAGCTGTCCTGGCCCCACCACACATGACGGACACTGAATGTCTCAGCCCATGTGGCTAGCTCATGCAAGCTCCTCACATTGCTACCTGCTGGTCACACTTTGGTCCAGGGTCTGCACACCAGCTATGTCTGGCCTCATGagacaggacccaagcaggagggtGCCAGGCAGGATGTAGGCTCCAGCCAGATCCTAGGGATTCAAAATGTAGTCTAGAAGGGGTCATGGGTCCAGATGGAGCTATCTCCTGTGTCCCTGTTGACGGGGCCTCTTCACCTTGTGGGGAGACCATGAGCTAGGCGGGGTTCTGCTTACTGATCAGCTGTGTGGCCAAGAACAAGAACAAGTTATTGAACCTCTCTGAGCCAGAGTTCCTCCTTTGTGAAATGGGGATTAGCTACTTGAAAGATCTGAGTGTGCCAATGTGTGTACATTTGTATTTTTCAGGACTGCTGTAAAGATGATGCCATataatgccgggcgtggtagctcatgcctttaatcccagcattcaggaggtagaggtaggaggattgccatcagtttgaggccaccctgagactacagagtgaattccaagccagcctaggctagagtgaaaccctaccttgaaagaataacaagacaaaaaacaaaaacaaaaacaaaaaaacaaaaaaagatgccaTATATGTAATAATGTAAATTAGATAATATATAAAGCATTTGACACAATCCTTGGCAATAGAGTTATACTTAATGTGACAGGAAATTGTCTGTaatgtactttattattattatttttttttggttttttttttttgaggtagggtctccctctagaccagactgacctggaattcactatgtactctctgggtggcctcgatctcatggtgatcctcctgcctctgcctcctaaatgctgggattaaaggtgtgagccaccacacctggctaatacaCTTTACTTTTAAGGATCAAGCACCTTATGTATGTCAGTAAGAGATATTCACCAAGGAATGTATAAACCATATAAAAAGA
The genomic region above belongs to Jaculus jaculus isolate mJacJac1 chromosome 5, mJacJac1.mat.Y.cur, whole genome shotgun sequence and contains:
- the Il22ra1 gene encoding interleukin-22 receptor subunit alpha-1 — protein: MKTLLTFLTVGSLAAHVTEDTPGLLHHVKFQSQNFESILMWDSGPTSPPDTVYSVEYKTYGQRQWLAKAGCQQTTRKSCNLTMETGNLTELYYARVTALSPGGRSATKMTDRFSPLYHTTIKPPDVTCVPKVRSIQMMVHPMPTPILGEDGHQLTLEKIFQDLFYRLELQVNRTYQMHLEGTQREYEFVGLTPDTEFIGVITISVPTWSKESAPYVCRVRTLPDRTWTYSFSGAVLFSMGFLVAVFCYLSYKYITKPPVPPNSLNVQRVLTFQPLRFIQEHVLIPVLDLSGPSSLAQPVHYSQVMVSGHREPPRAPRWHSLPEVHNLDQQDISILQPTNRPPQQTLSPQPYIPKTGPEGASPSYAPQVAPEADTPFYTPQLVVKTQPSYAPQTAPDSWPASYGVFMEGSGKEWGPETLSSSKHLRPKDQHQQEVSTGSCLPDELSLQGVSLAVGETPGASSLHLPLGLPTDRGPDLNTICSGDLGTPQYLKGPLPLLASVQIEGHPVSLPLHAPSLSNSPLDQEPSPWGLLDSLVCPKDEGPVSEAEAACPGFGVSEAERPMELDSFFKGLALTVQWEP